GTCCGAAGCCGTCTGCATTTACAGCGACGCGATCATCTGCATCTTCAGTGACGGGCAACACTCGACTGCCCGTCGGAAGGCGCCCGGAGAAGGCTGGAAGAGGAACCCAATTCCGGATGCCCGGTCCTCATTGAGCCAGGGCCCACTCTATCCGCGAGGTGAGCTCCTCGTACGTCGGCATTGCCGGCAGTTGCGTGCCGTTGAGGAACAACGTCGGCGTGCCCTGCACCCCCAGTTCGATCCCTTCATTGAAATCCTGATCCACCCGTTCCGCGAGGGCGGGATTGCCCAGGTCACTATCGAACCGGCCCATGTCCAAGCCGAGGTCTTGGGCGAACGACCTGAACAGTGGTTCCTGCGACTGGCCCGACTCACCCCACTGCTGCTGTGTCTCGTACATCCGTTGATACATCTCGACGAATTTGTCCTGCCGGGCAGCTGATTCGACCACCCGGGCCGCGAGTTTGCTGTTGGTGTGGCTGGGAATGGGGAAGTACCGCACCCCGAACGTGATGCGGTCGGCGTACTCGGCGCGGATGCGTTCCATGATGGGATACATCGCCAGGCACGATTCGCATTCGAAGTCGAGGAACTCCACGAGCTCGACCTTGTTGTCCGTCGCCGTGGACAGCAGGTGGGTGTTGGTCCTGAGCACGCTCGCGTCCGCCGTCGCAGGACCGGTCACCGGTGCCGACGACGACTCGCCTCGATTGGACAGCACCACCGTCGCGATCACCACAGCGAACATCACCACCAGGCCGATCGAAAGCTTGAGGTTGGTCGTCAACTTCATAAACCCGTCCATCCAGTTCGTTGCGGGCTCGCGATGCCCACGTCCGGGCGCCGACCGCCCTACTACTATGCAACATAGTAGTAGGGGTATCGTGCCGTGCAGATAAGCCAGTCCCTGCCCGATGCGGCCCGGGCCGCGCACACACGTCGAAGTCTGTTGCGGGTCGGCAGCAGGGCAGAAGGAGGAAGCGCCATGAGGCGAGTCGTCACCATTGTGGTAGCCATGGGAGCCTTGTTGTTGCTGGG
This genomic window from Rhodococcus pseudokoreensis contains:
- a CDS encoding DsbA family protein; this encodes MKLTTNLKLSIGLVVMFAVVIATVVLSNRGESSSAPVTGPATADASVLRTNTHLLSTATDNKVELVEFLDFECESCLAMYPIMERIRAEYADRITFGVRYFPIPSHTNSKLAARVVESAARQDKFVEMYQRMYETQQQWGESGQSQEPLFRSFAQDLGLDMGRFDSDLGNPALAERVDQDFNEGIELGVQGTPTLFLNGTQLPAMPTYEELTSRIEWALAQ